One stretch of Oncorhynchus clarkii lewisi isolate Uvic-CL-2024 chromosome 1, UVic_Ocla_1.0, whole genome shotgun sequence DNA includes these proteins:
- the LOC139408652 gene encoding uncharacterized protein isoform X2: protein MEIENGAARGVLLPVLPGSESFDNSILPPLQNMYMYEESKQSFRYNSAFLIKNTTLQERYEAFRTERRGMGYSEEELEESYGFLLFDDKNKANKLGETGVIPGYSTCSTLGDPSKGVYVSKYSDCLDLNRWYHGKSGYIAIIRLTKGRVRDVTENYTVNYTPPSNGFDCHVSEQLSAVSANTSSFLAFERTQYYMYELPGGGADSTVQPPSHACPFAIVAFSYWDTKTPASEDQEKSEEEKTVFHYYPWRGQLQISSQVYHVGLKSSTGPLIPAKLPTVMAVDRAIKMSDLRQKLPKAMFETCFIGEVSLEGMGWSLYELAPSEAEDTSLSQLTQELKEKDLALVIQLNDSGFLILLHSSHFLTYEDAGSNKPEVLQGMFVFPDSRAIQRDTKICSKNPSLSPEGLQVVPALNYAETEVEKCLPEQSGELRGLLEQHIQSYAALIHPGLTISPSREASIFPDQFDVPDALKYLYSTPKWTEMGWKCLKSYFHQPGSFELSVSRATELLAAGREERGDEPDDDVYYCLSSPEGPPMTPASLGGPEEEQSGGQSPGDTATYISNAPAVSTEDFEKPGMTKADSNAPNKRVVEEMTLSSKEVQDVQPEEVQEEVPSDLTKPATPAGDFGKPVLKKADSNAPGTTLIPKEVQKELPYDLSQPVVLADDSGKPGKNKAVPGVGVEDEGTHLNAEEVQVDRQKEVKEDMLSDLSQPAENLRKAGPAALGKADCKAPEVGVANEGTNLHLKEVQKDMPSGLSQPAVSQEELKKPGPALATKPNIKAVETGVEDKGADLPKKEVQEEVPCDLSQFAVSANVFAIAGMTVMTKATEVTEVSTSPASGDLPTVLVITATEGTATVVPHNENFGLINTESITKNSSSLPPAKVQERGGSALNGQRGKANEVNNLSTSDWRKRPRKRRRFSGLGKRVLRSSAADFEEEETEKGCLDSSKVYSLKNRKEMTDLVQLNPWKKKERMDVTQVRPLKMQRELMNLIQDLPLKKKKESKDSMNFYPFKRKESVDLIHDGHPLKKKTDRWDLKAIISECGRIFVPHGSEVIAKDIESLKVMGKVIDHKQCADEMMVEACIKVPQPIETGDEPGLELIKSDENKDPHIWSSDSKDHPPEVKMADVDKMASQKSSELVQNKDMDFPSLEKHKKNSQFVAISLSKLKTVFSRRGKKKTPLKPVSEDQMLALDKKSKADAGMESVHFSHSCKDTPDRTTGAAEVAKEQTFGLDPKFALALGLTPRELHNNAPKSPEKSDIPLKQDIQSRLDLVTPQATSDQMSEALPSSPSATITLTGRGSPLQMKCKPADSIRKKCSTLQVPISEGLQPHRKDMVYGDRTQALRAFLCQEQDQNRKELGKESGVAPESMRKGIGRRQKFRRLRRFIEKDRSVQVTRLWKENYDFNSDSKFTNDPMDKTVIRALHGPWDFNIEDTNEQVQLIIHMWIGLFYSRSTARFFQADPSLLCMEEKYSTEVDHGMVQAQVTSETKTSSPAYIALSKITEPEVLDRSNVGKKESQPLSLEPEALDLSVKTTSTVLDFTVDTKDSPESKQRIDLKSPSVYQPESGLHKEIISFHKQSTGLELKVYRDREDSMTSDKTSELDDDETNTHDNDSNVTLQNDVSPKRRNLESDGSYIILCEQAASVYINHEKVLETQIIDRGLEGKAKKEIQKEERSLDGEQNIARQDNDSVKTMSCTEVLGDGDLTNMADRVERNASEPRDGSYVAESKMHKAYPSVEDSVEAAKPEAVHVGKDTTNKEINAQPAGNDSIGKALKAMHDEKIPKDVSRVDGNSKNKVQTALQEGNDNGDEAQTALQEGNDNGDEAQTALQEGNDNGDEAQTALQEGNDHGDEAQTALQEGNDNGDEAQTELQEGNDNGDEAQTALQEGNDNGDEAQTALQEGNDNGDEAQTALQEGNDNGDEAQTALQERHDNGDEAQTALQEGNDNGDEAQTALQEGNDNGDEAQTALQEGNDNGDEAQTALQEGNDNSDEAQTALQEGNDNGEEALPAVNYEKESGDEAAPAVCGGNNYVAETPPEISHNENDSQKETLSVVHGGNDSTLPVKLYSKLYIDEEPIDEVQPMEQVGNVSVGTTRVLLEMQVEIKSNDEVLTTRVFPLCDGNTPFVGEFDTPIQSKDVSAEAKTTAVETDFNGIRDSKDQKRISMPGQSKSDIDTQGPRHSQDETSEVLTGQVEIPLIGAGIPREDISHTDVLHSHSQTSETVRAQIEIPFIGVELPFIGVETDSKDIMHTEVHDTPISSVCHSDNLFSGEMFRIVSKATESVSRCPTPIVDDGYIPIPDIDSGCLVNCNASGVGKPLSRCPTPTQDEPPFVTELSYDHHTPKTVFLPDSKDANSPNLNSGFALIENEKAYCEPHEPSLGSSPSSVENMLHELRKSSNNNSKPNNLEAIGNQFSQLWTEPRKKPIATSTPLNTPYTSSKEKNDYSPYSNMRLTPAEQDLYALSSHDSLHRFPASYPKTHSTLTQKAAFSVPSTHLEILSNDTTERILTRDLSEIALEGDTNLCPASTEIIIQSIRQNIPGVSGPTAASQNLSGPNFTEPHPYSQQLAMAVNLSKSEGSRGEYSWKEAQTNIDPMSSDVVKSKQTAAPVHSNTNPHLYNTPYVTEMRRQIASLQDYVMDESEEPAVEQDNIESSLETNWISDDQHASNTSQLNKTKLDFINSLREYQQWDKGEFDDVLDFSKQGTSSSVTFQSEESDKIFTRMEENKQDWLKYCRSERSGNTSKSQIDLDDEHEEVSSFAKPCLVTVLDHKGNRITYENYPVLKPSTSTHTWTAPNSNRQGSSSFLEFSKRWDDTHNTDESDLTQSSVDLETLIFSERMNQMLKRKRKSSSSRYNRSKHHRSTVEERASSCSPAVTVHFSSLQEQESSEEHWEGLPSLAGQKLKIDMPERKGMPEETDRDMPQHLQKLSYTKGSEMTHVNVSDLVAESFKAYHAMMTEVCAGRKYPHRTERLKREEAKRNSLPKSRAPSKDKDFCGQMKKDMYDSLHDNLNSVVKQSCKNKFRFYILVTSDDPFFNETKELLEAEGHITVEQSQFCLGKDSPSSPLYIILRNEDIAEHICEVPHLLELKKSQNVLFAGIDRPDDIVNLTHQELFSKGGFVVFEGAALDTLSLSNIKKMSGFLEGLSKKGKWKWLLHYKDSRKLKESARSSAEAQGKKSFMDNCQEAGMVEVLPYHECDVISRTRPNYLHCLVRLQVQNVSARLPVFITDTTADKAFAKHGIFTMNINSFLLISQSDTCTIS, encoded by the exons TTTCTCTGGAAGGAATGGGTTGGAGTCTGTATGAGCTGGCACCCAGTGAGGCTgaggacacctctctctctcagctcacaCAGGAGCTCAAGGAGAAAGACCTG GCCCTCGTAATACAACTGAATGATAGTGGTTTCCTTATACTGTTACATTCATCTCACTTCCTCACATATGAAG ATGCTGGGTCCAATAAGCCAGAGGTATtgcaggggatgtttgtgtttcCGGATTCCAGAGCTAtacagcg agaCACCAAGATCTGCTCGAAGAATCCTTCCCTCTCACCAGAGGGCCTCCAGGTGGTGCCTGCACTGAACTACGCAGAGACAGAGGTGGAAAAGTGCCTGCCTGAACAGAGTGGAGAGCTACGTGGTTTACTAGAGCAGCATATCCAGAGCTACGCTGCCCTCATCCACCCTGGGCTTACTATCAGTCCATCCAGGGAAGCCAGCATCTTCCCAGATCAGTTTGATGTTCCTGACGCCCTCAAATATCTCTACTCCACCCCAAAGTGGACTGAAATGGGATGGAAATGTCTCAAGTCTTATTTCCACCAGCCGGGCTCCTTCGAGCTCTCTGTATCCAGGGCCACGGAGCTCCTGGCGGCTGGACGAGAGGAGCGAGGGGATGAGCCAGATGATGACGTCTACTACTGTCTGTCATCTCCAGAAGGCCCCCCCATGACTCCTGCTAGTCTGGGTGGCCCAGAGGAGGAGCAGTCAGGGGGACAGTCACCAGGAGACACAGCCACATACATAAGTAATGCACCGGCAGTATCTACAGAGGACTTTGAGAAACCTGGTATGACCAAGGCAGACAGTAATGCACCAAATAAAAGAGTAGTGGAAGAGATGACCTTGTCTTCAAAGGAGGTGCAAGATGTGCAACCCGAGGAGGTGCAGGAGGAAGTGCCCTCTGATCTTACCAAGCCTGCCACCCCAGCAGGGGACTTTGGGAAACCTGTCTTGAAGAAGGCTGACAGTAATGCACCAGGGACAACTTTGATTCCAAAAGAGGTGCAGAAGGAGCTTCCCTATGATCTTTCCCAGCCTGTTGTGTTGGCAGATGATTCTGGGAAGCCTGGGAAGAACAAGGCCGTACCAGGGGTAGGAGTAGAGGATGAAGGGACACATTTGAACGCAGAGGAAGTCCAAGTGGATAGGCAAAAGGAGGTGAAAGAGGATATGCTTTCTGATCTTTCACAGCCTGCAGAAAACTTGAGGAAAGCTGGCCCAGCAGCGTTGGGTAAGGCAGACTGTAAAGCACCAGAGGTAGGAGTAGCGAATGAAGGGACAAACTTGCACCTGAAAGAGGTGCAAAAGGATATGCCCTCTGGTCTTTCACAGCCTGCAGTCTCTCAAGAGGAATTGAAGAAACCTGGGCCGGCACTGGCAACCAAGCCCAACATTAAAGCAGTAGAGACAGGAGTAGAGGATAAAGGGGCGGATTTGCCTAAGAAGGAGGTGCAAGAGGAGGTTCCATGTGATCTTTCCCAGTTTGCAGTGTCGGCAAATGTTTTTGCAATAGCCGGTATGACAGTGATGACCAAGGCCACAGAGGTGACAGAGGTTTCAACCTCACCTGCATCAGGTGACCTCCCAACAGTGCTAGTCATCACTGCCACTGAAGGAACTGCAACCGTTGTACCTCATAATGAGAACTTTGGCTTGATCAATACAGAGTCGATCACAAAGAACTCCTCCAGTTTGCCACCAGCCAAAGTACAGGAGAGGGGTGGAAGTGCTCTCAATGGGCAACGTGGCAAGGCCAATGAGGTCAATAATTTATCTACATCAGATTGGAGGAAACGGCCAAGGAAACGGCGTAGATTTAGCGGGTTGGGTAAACGGGTCTTGAGGTCTTCGGCAGCTGACTTTGAAGAGGAAGAAACTGAGAAGGGATGTTTGGATTCAAGTAAAGTCTACTCATTGAAAAATAGGAAGGAAATGACAGATTTAGTTCAACTTAACCCATGGAAAAAGAAGGAAAGGATGGATGTAACCCAGGTTCGTCCATTGAAAATGCAGAGGGAACTGATGAATTTGATCCAAGATCTGCCTTTGAAAAAGAAGAAGGAAAGCAAGGATTCAATGAACTTTTACCCATTCAAAAGAAAGGAAAGTGTGGATCTAATTCACGATGGCCACCCATTGAAAAAGAAGACAGATCGGTGGGACTTGAAGGCAATCATCTCTGAATGCGGTAGAATCTTTGTCCCTCATGGTTCCGAAGTTATCGCCAAGGATATAGAATCTTTGAAAGTTATGGGGAAAGTGATAGATCACAAACAATGTGCTGATGAGATGATGGTTGAAGCTTGTATCAAAGTACCCCAACCCATAGAAACAGGAGATGAACCTGGCCTAGAGTTGATAAAGTCAGATGAAAACAAAGATCCGCACATATGGAGTTCAGACAGTAAAGACCATCCACCAGAGGTCAAAATGGCTGATGTAGACAAGATGGCCTCTCAGAAATCCTCAGAACTGGTCCAGAACAAAGACATGGATTTTCCTTCCttagaaaaacacaaaaagaataGTCAATTTGTTGCAATATCCCTCAGTAAACTAAAGACAGTTTTTTCAAGAAGGGGAAAGAAGAAAACACCTCTCAAACCTGTTTCAGAAGATCAAATGTTAGCATTGGACAAAAAAAGCAAGGCCGATGCTGGCATGGAAAGTGTTCATTTCAGTCATTCCTGCAAAGATACCCCGGACAGAACCACAGGTGCTGCTGAAGTTGCAAAGGAACAGACATTTGGCCTAGACCCAAAGTTTGCACTAGCATTAGGCTTGACTCCTAGGGAGTTGCATAATAATGCACCCAAATCTCCAGAAAAAAGTGATATTCCACTGAAGCAAGACATTCAGAGCAGACTGGACCTGGTTACACCTCAAGCCACATCTGACCAAATGTCTGAGGCTTTGCCTAGCTCCCCTTCAGCAACAATAACCTTAACGGGTCGGGGGAGCCCATTACAAATGAAATGCAAGCCTGCAGACTCCATAAGGAAAAAAT GTTCAACCCTCCAAGTCCCCATTTCGGAGGGACTTCAGCCGCATCGCAAGGATATGGTCTATGGTGACAGAACTCAAGCACTACGGGCCTTCCTGTGTCAGGAGCAGGACCAGAACAGGAAGGAACTCGGGAAGGAATCCGGGGTGGCTCCAGAATCCATGAGAAAAGGAATTGGGCGCAGGCAGAAGTTCCGTCGGTTACGGCGGTTCATCGAAAAAGACCGCTCAGTTCAAGTGACAAGGCTGTGGAAGGAAAACTATGACTTTAATTCAGACAGCAAGTTTACCAACGACCCTATGGATAAAACAGTTATTAGAGCCCTGCATGG CCCATGGGATTTCAACATTGAGGACACAAACGAACAGGTTCAGCTCATCATCCACATGTGGATAGGTCTTTTCTACAGCAGGTCCACTGCTAGGTTCTTCCAGGCAGACCCAAGTCTTCTATGTATGGAGGAAAAATATTCTACAGAAGTGGATCATGGAATGGTACAAGCCCAGGTTACATCTGAGACCAAGACAAGTTCCCCTGCTTATATTGCCCTTTCCAAGATCACAGAACCTGAAGTTTTGGACCGTAGTAATGTGGGTAAAAAAGAATCACAACCATTAAGCTTGGAACCTGAGGCATTGGACCTTTCAGTGAAAACAACCTCGACTGTGTTAGATTTCACTGTAGACACAAAGGATTCCCCTGAGTCCAAGCAAAGAATAGATTTAAAAAGTCCTTCAGTATACCAACCAGAAAGTGGACTCCACAAGGAAATCATCTCTTTTCACAAACAAAGTACAGGTCTTGAGTTAAAG GTTTACAGAGACCGTGAGGACAGCATGACGTCCGACAAAACGAGTGAACTGGATGATGATGAAACTAACACCCATGACAATGACAGCAATGTTACCCTCCAAAATGATGTGTCCCCTAAAAGAAGAAATTTGGAAAGTGATGGATCGTACATTATCTTGTGTGAACAGGCAGCAAGTGTGTACATTAATCATGAAAAGGTCCTGGAGACTCAAATAATTGACCGGGGTTTGGAGGGCAAAGCCAAAAAGGAAATCCAAAAGGAAGAGAGGAGCCTTGATGGAGAACAAAACATAGCACGTCAAGATAACGATTCAGTCAAAACAATGTCATGCACAGAGGTGCTGGGGGATGGTGACCTTACCAATATGGCTGACAGAGTTGAGCGTAATGCAAGTGAACCCAGAGATGGGTCTTACGTTGCCGAGTCAAAAATGCACAAAGCATATCCTAGCGTGGAGGATTCTGTTGAAGCAGCAAAACCAGAAGCAGTGCATGTTGGGAAAGACACCACAAACAAAGAAATCAATGCACAACCTGCTGGGAATGATTCCATTGGTAAGGCACTCAAAGCAATGCATGATGAAAAGATTCCCAAAGATGTGTCACGGGTTGATGGGAACTCCAAAAATAAGGTGCAAACGGCATTGCAGGAAGGGAATGATAATGGTGATGAGGCACAAACGGCATTGCAGGAAGGGAATGATAATGGTGATGAGGCGCAAACGGCATTGCAGGAAGGGAATGATAATGGTGATGAGGCACAAACGGCATTGCAGGAAGGGAATGATCATGGTGATGAGGCACAAACGGCATTGCAGGAAGGGAATGATAATGGTGATGAGGCACAAACGGAATTGCAGGAAGGGAATGATAATGGTGATGAGGCGCAAACGGCATTGCAGGAAGGGAATGATAATGGTGATGAGGCGCAAACGGCATTGCAGGAAGGGAATGATAATGGTGATGAGGCGCAAACGGCATTGCAGGAAGGGAATGATAATGGTGATGAGGCGCAAACGGCATTGCAGGAAAGGCATGATAATGGTGATGAGGCGCAAACGGCATTGCAGGAAGGGAATGATAATGGTGATGAGGCGCAAACGGCATTGCAGGAAGGGAATGATAATGGTGATGAGGCGCAAACGGCATTGCAGGAAGGGAATGATAATGGTGATGAGGCGCAAACGGCATTGCAGGAAGGGAATGATAATAGTGATGAGGCGCAAACTGCATTGCAGGAAGGGAATGATAATGGTGAGGAGGCACTACCAGCGGTGAATTATGAAAAAGAGTCAGGAGATGAAGCAGCACCTGCAGTATGTGGTGGGAATAATTATGTGGCTGAAACACCACCAGAGATATCACATAATGAAAATGATTCCCAAAAAGAGACACTGTCAGTGGTGCATGGTGGAAATGATTCGACACTACCTGTGAAATTGTATAGCAAGCTGTATATAGACGAAGAACCCATCGATGAGGTACAACCAATGGAACAGGTTGGGAATGTTTCTGTTGGCACCACTAGAGTACTGCTAGAGATGCAGGTTGAGATTAAATCTAACGATGAGGTACTGACCACGAGAGTATTTCCACTGTGTGATGGGAACACGCCTTTTGTAGGTGAGTTCGACACACCCATTCAGTCCAAGGATGTTTCAGCAGAAGCTAAAACAACAGCAGTTGAGACCGATTTCAATGGGATTAGGGATTCTAAAGATCAGAAACGGATATCAATGCCGGGTCAGAGTAAATCTGATATTGACACACAAGGGCCCCGACATTCTCAAGACGAGACATCAGAGGTACTGACAGGCCAGGTAGAAATACCACTGATTGGAGCAGGAATTCCCAGGGAAGATATCTCACACACAGATGTTCTACATTCACACAGTCAGACATCAGAGACAGTGCGTGCTCAGATAGAAATACCATTTATTGGAGTAGAATTACCATTCATTGGAGTAGAGACGGATAGCAAGGATATCATGCACACAGAGGTGCACGACACACCAATAtcttcagtgtgtcatagtgatAATTTGTTTTCAGGTGAAATGTTTAGAATAGTTTCAAAGGCAACTGAATCTGTCAGTAGATGCCCAACCCCTATCGTGGACGATGGTTACATCCCGATTCCTGACATCGACAGTGGCTGCTTGGTTAACTGCAATGCCAGTGGGGTAGGCAAACCCCTCAGCAGATGCCCAACACCTACACAAGATGAGCCACCTTTCGTTACAGAATTGTCTTATGACCATCACACACCGAAGACTGTTTTTCTGCCCGATTCGAAAGACGCCAACAGTCCCAACCTCAATAGTGGTTTTGCtcttattgaaaatgaaaaggcTTATTGTGAACCACATGAACCAAGTCTTGGTAGCAGCCCTAGCTCTGTAGAGAATATGTTGCATGAGTTGCGTAAATCCAGCAACAACAATAGCAAACCAAATAATCTGGAAGCCATTGGTAATCAGTTCTCTCAATTATGGACTGAACCCCGCAAGAAGCCAATCGCCACTAGCACACCACTCAACACCCCCTATACTTCTTCAAAGGAAAAAAACGATTACAGTCCTTATTCAAATATGCGACTTACCCCTGCTGAACAAGACCTGTATGCTCTTTCAAGTCACGATTCACTGCATAGGTTCCCTGCCTCCTATCCCAAAACCCATAGCACCTTAACACAGAAAGCAGCATTCTCTGTGCCATCAACCCACCTTGAAATCCTGTCCAATGACACAACAGAAAGAATATTAACTCGGGACTTGAGTGAAATCGCTTTGGAGGGAGACACTAACTTGTGTCCTGCGTCAACAGAGATTATCATACAGTCCATCCGTCAGAATATCCCAGGAGTAAGTGGACCTACAGCAGCTTCTCAGAACCTTTCAGGGCCCAACTTTACTGAGCCCCATCCATACAGCCAACAACTTGCCATGGCTGTGAATCTCTCCAAGAGTGAAGGCAGCAGAGGAGAGTACAGCTGGAAAGAAGCACAAACTAATATTGACCCTATGTCTTCAGATGTTGTCAAAAGCAAACAAACCGCTGCCCCTGTCCACTCAAACACTAATCCTCACCTGTATAACACACCATATGTCACCGAAATGAGGAGACAGATTGCAAGTTTGCAAGATTATGTTATGGATGAAAGTGAGGAGCCTGCCGTAGAGCAAGACAACATTGAATCTAGTCTAGAGACAAATTGGATATCAGATGACCAACACGCAAGTAATACATCCCAGTTGAATAAAACTAAACTTGACTTCATCAACTCTTTACGCGAGTATCAGCAATGGGATAAAGGGGAATTTGATGATGTTTTGGACTTCAGCAAGCAAGGCACTTCCTCTTCAGTCACCTTCCAGTCTGAAGAATCAGACAAAATATTTACCCGTATGGAAGAGAACAAACAGGACTGGTTAAAGTATTGTAGGTCAGAGAGGAGTGGGAACACCTCCAAAAGCCAAATCGATTTGGACGATGAGCACGAGGAAGTTTCCTCATTTGCAAAGCcatgcctagttacagttttggaTCACAAAGGAAACAGAATCACCTATGAAAACTATCCCGTTCTGAAACCTTCAACAAGCACGCACACATGGACAGCTCCGAACTCAAACAGACAGGGCTCGAGCAGTTTTCTGGAGTTCTCCAAGAGGTGGGATGATACACATAACACTGATGAATCTGACCTCACTCAGTCTTCTGTGGATCTGGAGACCCTCATCTTCTCAGAGAGAATGAACCAGATGCTAAAACGTAAAaggaagagtagcagcagcaggtaCAACCGATCAAAACACCACAGGTCAACTGTAGAAGAAAGAGCTTCCTCCTGTAGCCCGGCTGTGACAGTGCACTTTTCCAGCCTGCAGGAACAGGAAAGCTCGGAAGAACACTGGGAGGGACTACCTTCACTCGCAGGGCAGAAGTTAAAAATAGATATGCCTGAAAGGAAGGGTATGCCtgaagaaacagacagagatatgcCACAGCATCTTCAAAAACTATCCTATACAAAGGGCAGTGAGATGACACATGTCAACGTTTCAGATCTGGTTGCGGAAAGTTTCAAGGCGTACCATGCCATGATGACTGAGGTCTGTGCAGGCAGAAAGTACCCACACAGAACTGAGAGACTCAAGAGAGaagaagcaaagagaaacagtttGCCAAAGTCTCGAGCCCCAAGCAAAGACAAAGACTTCTGTGGTCAGATGAAGAAGGACATGTATGACAGCCTGCATGATAATCTGAACTCTGTTGTGAAACAGTCATGTAAGAACAAGTTCAGGTTCTACATACTGGTGACATCAGATGACCCATTCTTCAACGAGACAAAG GAGCTGTTAGAAGCAGAGGGACACATAACAGTAGAACAGTCTCAATTCTGCCTTGGAAAGGATAGTCCCTCATCCCCTCTATACATTATCTTGAGGAACGAAGATATTGCTGAACACATTTGTGAG GTCCCTCACTTGCTTGAATTGAAGAAGTCTCAGAATGTGTTGTTTGCTGGTATTGACCGTCCTGATGACATTGTGAACCTGACCCACCAAGAACTCTTCAGCAAAGGCGGTTTTGTGGTGTTTGAGGGAGCAGCACTGGACACACTCAGTCTCA GCAACATTAAGAAAATGTCTGGTTTCCTTGAGGGGCTAAGTAAAAAGGGGAAGTGGAAATGGCTCTTGCATTACAAAGACAGCCGGAAGTTGAAAGAGAGCGCACG GTCTAGTGCTGAGGCACAGGGTAAAAAGAGCTTCATGGACAACTGCCAGGAGGCTGGAATGGTGGAGGTCTTACCCTACCATGAATGTGACGTCATTTCAAGGACACGACCCAACTACCTCCACTGTCTAGTCCGCCTGCAGGTCCAGAACGTATCAGCTCGTCTACCTGTATTTATAACTG ACACAACGGCAGACAAAGCGTTTGCAAAACATGGGATATTCACAATGAATATTAACTCCTTCTTGCTGATTTCTCAGAGTGACACTTGCACTATTTCTTAA